The stretch of DNA aaaaaaaaaagatctgttatcttttttttcttgagttattAGAGAAAATAGGTCTACCTGAGATGTGCAAGCACTGGATAAAGTTAATATATAGTAATGTTAACAGTAAATGTCTGCTAAATGGACATCTAACAAAAAAAATACAGAACAGGTCAGGTGTGAGACAAGGGTGCCCGCTGTCAGCGATTTTGTACGTGATATACATTGAGCCATTAGCACAAATGATAAAAGGTAAATGGATTACAGGACAAAGGATACCAGGCAGTGGAGGTCAAgacctaaaatgtgttttatatatGGATGATATTAATATCGTGTGTACTGACATGTCATCTATAAACAGAGCTTTTATACTAACTGAGCAGTATGGGAAAGCATCTGGGGCCAAATTAAATGAGAACAAAACACAACTACAGCTGTATGGACCATGGACAGCAACTGAAAGAACACAGGCAAAAGTAAACTCAAATGAACAAAAGATATTAGGGATTAAATTTGATAAATCAGGTAAAGGCGAGGTAAATTGAACAGAAATATCAGCAAAAGTGAGACAGAGAACAGGCTTGTggaaacaattcaattcaattcaattcaattcaaaaatactttattaatcccagagggacctAACCCTGAACGGAAAAGTGCTGATAATAGCTGTGATAATCCCTTTATTTTTATTGGCAGAAAGTGTGTTTTTACCATCTAGGAAAACGATAAGGAGTCTTGAGAGGACAATCTTCCAGTTTTTATGGGGATCCAAGTGGGAGAGACTGAAGAGAGAAGAAATGAAGAAACCTAAAGGAAAAGGAGGCATGGGGGTGCCAGACCTATATTTGTGTCTGGGAGCACATTACACCTGCACCCACATGCGACAAGTAATGACGGAGCAGGGCGGTGTAAAGACACGTGCAATGACTTACTATTGTATGGGTTCATACCTCCGTAAATTAAAATTGGTGCCAAGTAATTTGAGAGTACCTGTAGCTTTTCAGTTACCACCTGCCTACGAGGTCATTAAgacatttttaacacattttaatTTGGAAAATGAAAGTAAGGACACACTTTTAAACCAGTGTTATTTAACCTCTGTTGTACAGACTCAAAGTGACCCGATTCCTGTTGCGGGACTTGCAGGTAGGGAGGCGGAGGCGGTGTGGAAATGCATCAGCCGCCCTGGTCTCCCAAACAGACTGATGGACCTTTCATGGTTGGTAGCGCATGGGATCCTCCCCGTCAGGGATGCTATGCACTCCAGAGGAATGGCAGCCAAAGCGGCATGCCCCCGATCCGGCTGTGGCGCACCGGAGACGGTACGGCACCTCCTCTGGGAGTGCAGTGCTGCTATCGACCTGTGGACAACAGCCGGCTCCCAGGACTTCCCATACTTGCCAGCAAGGGAGGTCCTGACAGCACACCTAGTGCTCTTTGGGGTGAGCCAGAGTATGGCAAAGCCAGAAAAACTCATTGACGAGGAAAGGCTCACCCTAGCCGCCATCAAGACGCCATTTGGACCTCCAGAAACTTGCTGGTGAGAAAACACATGCAGATCCCCCCCGTGGCTGTGATCCGGATGGCTGCAGCCCTGAGGACATTGTCAGGGTTGCGGGTGGCGAGCCAAGGACACAGCCACAAAGAAGAATCGCCTCTGTGACATTCAGATGGTGGAGCCGGAGTCCACAAGAAAAGGTTGAAGCAGCAACACCCTGACACTCCAGCGCATAGATGGAGGATCCCAAACCACACCTCAGTGGTGTGGTCAGAGGAAAAAGGGTCCTTGGTTTGTGGAGGAGGATCTGGGCACATTTTGATGTTGAAATGACTGCTATCCACCCCCCCAGTCTGGGGAACCCCAGATTGAGGGTCATGGAGAGCGGCAAATTAAAGTATCACAGCCTTCAGACAAATGACAGAGGCCATTTAGTTGAATAGTTCTTTTCATTGTAAAATTCTAAAGGCATTGTAACTAATAATTGTCAATAaaaaattttgaaaaaaaaaaaatctgttcttatcagtttaatatctgatacgTCCCCTATCCGGGGAACATATATTAAATTGAATTTTGGAGCAAGGAGATGGAATAGGAGCTTGCTCCGTCCACTCCACGCATCGACCTGGTATTGCATTACCTCCAGGAACGGTGCACCCCCTCTCTGTGTTAAAAACAAAGATATGAATGAGTCAATTTATATAGAAATAAACGGAATTGATGATAGGTTCCTCGTAGCATGCTGGTATTCTGGATTAACATCCTATAATCCAGCACCAAATTCAACATATACTGGGCttttctgctgtgtgtctgattctgattcaccctcttccccgcccctactgctctgtgtggacagtctggagcttTGATTCAACTGTTAACATCTGCAGTTTGTTTTTCTCTCAGCTAGAGGTCGACAGAGTTGTTTCTACAGCCTGGAGTAAAGTTAGAGCTtctttttgtttgatttttatgGAGATGTTTTCATATTAGCCACTTGTTAGATATTCAGACATTATTTTAAAGTCTTATTTTACTCTCTTGCAGATTTAAATCCCTCTTAAGAACCAACCAGGACTGTTCCCTCTActgaccagcaggtggcagcagcAGACCCTGCAGAGAAGCAGGAAGTAGCATCATCGCTAGCAGAGAAACTGATCTGAGGTTGGTTTCGTATTATTTTCtctacatttttcacatttctgatGTGCACCACAGAGTTTAACGTTGCTATGACTCCACCTTGTTTCATATGAACACCGTGTGGCTGTTGGTCACTTCTGGTAGCGTATATATGGCTAACATGTGATATGTTTCTGTTAGCCTTTTGTGCACAAATGCAGCGTTGCATCATGGGAATGATGAGACgaacttttaaaataaaatgttaataAAGGTTGAGAGCCTGGGTCAGCCTTTGTGTGTCTGCTCCTTTTATATAATAAATCTGTAAAGCTGCTCCTTTTATTGTGTTTTCACTATCACCAGGAGTCAAAGCAGCATGTGAGGGAAAGACCTCCCTATGCGTGAGCCAAATAAatcatacttacctggcaggggtGGTACCATGATCAAGATGGTGGTTCACCCAGGGTGAGGCTCAACCATTGCAGTCGGTGTTGAGCTGACGTctgcgaattccccaaatgtgggaatctcgactgcataatttctggtagtgggggactgcgttcgcgctctcccctgatGATTTGTCCAACAGCAAAACTAAGATTAGAATATAACTATGATTAGAGCTTCTTCAGTTGAATATGTGTGGAAATTTATTAATTTGTACGTGCGTGGTAAATTATTAATTTGTTAAACACGTTCAATATCTAGGAACTCCAACATTCTCAGTGCTAACTCACTCTGAATCAGAataaaacgttggttacgtattgtaaccccagattctatgagtctagtcgcagcccttaaagagcaagtaacgtctaaattaactttttttttg from Nothobranchius furzeri strain GRZ-AD chromosome 5, NfurGRZ-RIMD1, whole genome shotgun sequence encodes:
- the LOC107378900 gene encoding uncharacterized protein codes for the protein MKKPKGKGGMGVPDLYLCLGAHYTCTHMRQVMTEQGGVKTRAMTYYCMGSYLRKLKLVPSNLRVPVAFQLPPAYEVIKTFLTHFNLENESKDTLLNQCYLTSVVQTQSDPIPVAGLAGREAEAVWKCISRPGLPNRLMDLSWLVAHGILPVRDAMHSRGMAAKAACPRSGCGAPETVRHLLWECSAAIDLWTTAGSQDFPYLPAREVLTAHLVLFGVSQSMAKPEKLIDEERLTLAAIKTPFGPPETCW